GCCCTAAAATTAGTTGGTGAGCCACCACCTCCTTCCTTACTGATGCATATGCCTCTTCTGATGTTGGTAACGGATCCAATCGTAAGATTTCTCTCTTAATTGTATCATAATTTCTTCGATCAAGAGCATTTAAAAACTGGAAAAGCTTTTGTTCTGCTCGGATTTTGTTGTAGATTATGATGATGTCAGTGGAACATTTCATGGGGTTTGGATCTCGTCTATCGATTTCTCCCCAGATTCCCTGAATCGTAATCCATAAGTCTTCGAGTGACATGTTAGCTTGCTTGATATCATTATTAGCTTTTACATGTAAATCGaaattttggattttatctttgcCACTGCTGTAGGTTGTCACAAGAGCATCCCATAGTGACTTGGCTGTAGGAAACTCAGTCAAGTTGCTGGCTAAATTGGGCTCTATATTTTGAATTAACCATGAGAACATGATTAAATCTTCTTGTTCCCATTAGTCAAATTCATCGCAGCTGCTGTTTTCTGGTGGGTTTGATGTCAAGTGGTTTAGGAGGTGTTTTGATTTACCTCCTATTGCCACTTTGATCATCCTAGCCTACAAAGCATAGTTTTGACTCGATAAACTGATATTGATTTTCAAGCTATCAGAAAGCTTTGGGATGTAATTCATGTGGTTTTTAACAAATAAATGGCTTAATTGGGTGGCTAGATCATTGGTTTGGTTAACTGATTGGATATGGATGCTGTCTTCATCAGACATTGTAACCCCCAAACAGATTGGTAGATGATTGAAGCTTAATTATGAGTGTATTGATCTCAGATCTACACcataaagctctgataccatgtttcaAAGTGATTATAACAATTGAAAGATGTTTATTGATAATATTTTCAGCTATTGCAAACTGATTGTATGTTTTACAAATACATAAGAAGCTGAATATATACAAACAATGGCCTAACAGTTATTTCCTAGTTAGGGTATGGTTCCAAACACCTTTTGGAACCACTTTGACATAAATGGAAAAAGGCTAAGTTAAAGAGCCGTTGTTGACTGCTGACTTTGTTGCTATGGCTGActttctgctgctgctgctgcttatTGTTCCTTGTGACCCTCTATATTTGGACATGATGAGAAGTTATTTCTCTGATCCAAAGTCAATGTTACCATAAAAGGTATGTTGCTGTTTTTGTTACTATTCTTTAACAACTACAATAATCTCATCATCGATCAAACAAAAGAAGCGTTTCATGTTAAGTATATACATTGACTACATACCCTTCTGCCTCCATCCCAATCTTAGTGACACGTTCTGAGTTGGGTTCTAAAACATAAACTCCATCCTGCTTATCGTAATCTCTCATAGTAATTATAGGCGTGCCACTCATTGTGAATCCCATAACCCTGTATCCAAAAAGATTTGATGGTGTAATATTGTATATCTTTGTAAACGTTTTCGACACACCATTACCCTTCGTCATCCTTACATCACACACTACTTTCCCGTTTCTTAATCTTGAATGTTTAAGGAACACGAGAGAGTCTCTTAGCTTCAAGATCTCATATTCGGAATGTGTTATAAAACTTGGGATGTCAATCACCGAAAATTCTTCACTTGTCAAATCAAATGAAACGATCATGTAAACTTCCCGACGAAACCTACGATTTGCATCAATAGTTGACTCAGTTGGTTTCCGATAGAGATTTCTATTTGTAACTACCACACTATCCGGATCAAGTGTAATTGTTCCCCTGGGCAAATTGTTAAGATTCTTCTTCCTCCAACCGACTGAACTTAATGTATAGATTTCTACTAGCCACGTCAAATTATAAATGACAATCCTAACTAGTTTTGGGTCACGAGTCACAGGACAAACGCCAAAATAAACATTGTCGTATGAAAGATTATTGATAAGCGTTGGAACCTTAATAGCAGCCATTTTTCTAATTGATGGATTCCAAATAACATACATATTTTTGGTACAACCATTAGTGTAATATCTACAACGCAGGCAGAACAAACCGTGAGAGCTACCTAGAATTCCGTGAATAATATGTTCCGTTGGAAGCATAGGAACAATAATTTGACCAGCCAAGAAAGTGTCATCATGATCTACAAACGACATATAATTGTCGTTATAAGTCGACTCTTTTAGGTACGATGCAAGTAAAAGATGCTTTTGAATATGGTCGATTCCGTACCTAGCAATAAACTTTGGGCTGTCGATTATCGACTTCCATGTTTTTGACACTGATATGAATCGAATTAATGACTTGACAGCGAGTCTTTTTAAGTTTTTTATTTGGATATCAAAAGGGATGTGCTCTGACATTAATCTGATCTGATCTGGTTAAGTTTTGGTTATGCATATCCTAAATGAATTTgcggtttttcttttttttttggttGCGTTGCGTTGCCTGCCTctttttcaacgtttatttataCGGAGTAACATAATAGCAGCCCTAGATTCAATAAAATGTAAGCCCATTTAGGCCCAATTTCCTTATCCCACTTAACACATTTTCAGCGCATGTTCACTTCTCTTTCTTTTTAATCAAGCTAATCACGATGAAGACTTGGACTACGGAAAAGTCATTCAAAATTTGTTTATAGGTGGAAAAGTTGACAAGAAGGGCGGTTTTGCGGAGTCGGGTAGAGGTGGTTCTTTGGGTTTGGTGAAAGAAAAAAATGACCGACAGGCTTTCTCGGCTTTTGATGCTATGATGACGCGTATGGCCGAGAACGAACTAGTTACGGTTAATGTAATTAATTCTAGTGAGATTGCGCGTGCAACGGTTAAAAATAAGAATCgagaaaaacagaagaaaaaattGGTTCAGTGCGGAGATGAGAGAATTTGACGTGTTCATTGAGGATATTTGAGTTGGTTTATACCAGTTTCATGTTTCGTAGCATTCTTTTGGTTTTGTGGCTCGTTTTTTTTGTTAGTACTTTGTTTTGGTTTAGATTAGATAAGGCTCGGTATAAACAATTCGTATGTTACTCGCTTTCTAAGTAGGAGCCTCATCGGGATTCTCGCTTGTATTTCTAGTTGATTTCTTTTTCTTGTCgaaaatgtttttcatttttataaTAGTCTCTGTTATTTTTggcaaataataaaaaaaaacatgtAGTAAAATGATAAACATAAAATAATTATTGTACTATCTTGCTGATTAAATGATCGAATGATCTAAACAAGGTTGAGGTAGTCACGTTGTTGCAAATACCTCGGACCTTTTTGTTCCTATGTTGGAGTATAACACATTGTGGTTTGATTGAGCTAcactatacttttttttttttttttgaaagacaaggttagttgttagttgttagactcgaacttgggtcactctcgaatccatgaaacatggataccaatgaagcaaggcCTCATACTGACTAATATAGAGCATGTTATGCATAACTACATTGTATCCGAACATGATTTACATAAATCTTTTTCGGCTTGACTACCTGAATCGTACGTTTTATAATATCAACTAATCAAATTGTATGTGAGATTCAGAAATTGTAACCAATTCTTCAAATCTTTGAAGGTAAATCGTTGTTTTCCTCCGGCCTATGTCATgacttttttttcttctttattgTGGTTTGAACATAATAAGCACATAGACATCTGTGCGTTTTCGGCTGATGGCTTGGTTACCTGTGCGGTAAGGTAGACACGTGAAATAGTGAATCGTTAGTTTGTGTTTTTTAAAAATGAAagaaattaatatttaaattaaaaGATTAAAAAGTAGGAGGGCAATAAATGTAATTGAAATGTGAGCTGGTAGAGTTGTAAAATATATAACTTGAGAAGTTAAAAAGAAAATGTTTAAAAATAAGGCAGGCAACAATCGAAACTAAACCTACACGCTAGTAAAAGAAGCACATGCCCACTCATCTACAAACAAATACTCCATCCGTCTCAGATTAAGTGTCCTCATTTGACTTTCAGAATATTTCtttgtcaactttgaccgtaaataattcctatttgtgttatatattatttaataaaagttatataaatAAAACCGTGTTTGAAAACTTAATCCAATcatataaattttatcaaatattTACATAACTCAAATAAAGATATTTACAGTCAAAGTTGACAAAGAAAGACTCTGAAAGTCAAATGAGGACACTTAATCTGGGACGGATGtagtatatgttatatgtatttatttattttaatagtatatGTTACGGTGTATatgttatttatttaaaaaaataaaaataaaaattggtaAAATGATAAATATATATGATAGTGTCTGCAGATTAACACACCCAATTCAGCAACATTAAAGCATGTGCAAATGATGTGCGAGTAAACGATAACGCAAGTAAGGATGCGAGATAATGGAAAGATGATGTGCGCAAGGATTTGCATATAAATAATGCGGGTATGACGTATGCACAAGAACAACAATATGCGCATTAGGTTCGGAACTGTTACCAAAGCATTATAAATAGGAGTGTCATAACATCACTTGGGGGTTAGCCACTATCATTTCTGATAAGCCATACTTACACTAAAGGTAAAACGCTCATTTGAGGGTTAGCCACTATCATTTGGTGATGTTAATACTTGATCATATGGATCTTCATGTTTTGGGACGTGATAGTGATGCACTTGAAGATGAATATATTCAAATAATCGTTGTAGGGTCCTTAATTCATCAAAACACTCCAAACGCTCATCAATTTGCTCTCGAACCTATTAAAAACCGATATGGTTGAAAatagggcaaatggcccgaaaggtAACCTATAatgtcaaatttgacaatcaaggtaaccctcaATTCAC
The window above is part of the Rutidosis leptorrhynchoides isolate AG116_Rl617_1_P2 chromosome 1, CSIRO_AGI_Rlap_v1, whole genome shotgun sequence genome. Proteins encoded here:
- the LOC139885926 gene encoding putative F-box protein At1g47790 encodes the protein MSEHIPFDIQIKNLKRLAVKSLIRFISVSKTWKSIIDSPKFIARYGIDHIQKHLLLASYLKESTYNDNYMSFVDHDDTFLAGQIIVPMLPTEHIIHGILGSSHGLFCLRCRYYTNGCTKNMYVIWNPSIRKMAAIKVPTLINNLSYDNVYFGVCPVTRDPKLVRIVIYNLTWLVEIYTLSSVGWRKKNLNNLPRGTITLDPDSVVVTNRNLYRKPTESTIDANRRFRREVYMIVSFDLTSEEFSVIDIPSFITHSEYEILKLRDSLVFLKHSRLRNGKVVCDVRMTKGNGVSKTFTKIYNITPSNLFGYRVMGFTMSGTPIITMRDYDKQDGVYVLEPNSERVTKIGMEAEGALWCRSEINTLIIKLQSSTNLFGGYNV